A genomic segment from Desulfallas thermosapovorans DSM 6562 encodes:
- a CDS encoding DEAD/DEAH box helicase, which yields MRLEDLTRGTLVKGILPGTVVTIIDARWYGTAAVEITYKDHRGRTGQELLYRDREPGLELVSPGQTWQLNADGARFRLASEAHRIRLAHLFDSLLAIHTSEVEPLPHQITAVYDTMLSRQPLRFLLADDPGAGKTIMAGLLIRELVIRGDLKRCLICAPGGLVEQWQDELARRFHLSFAIISRQTFQESPGGNPFQEKNLVLCRLDYLSRNDDVQEKLRQTGWDLIIVDEAHKMSASFFGGEVKATKRYRLGKLLSTLTRHFLLLTATPHNGKEEDFQLFMALLDGDRFEGKFRDGVHVVDTSDLMTRPITTTSAMPTWRISFMSGSGRY from the coding sequence ATGCGTTTGGAGGACTTGACCCGTGGTACACTGGTCAAGGGCATTTTACCCGGTACCGTCGTTACCATAATTGATGCCCGCTGGTACGGCACCGCGGCGGTGGAAATTACATATAAAGATCACCGCGGCCGGACCGGCCAGGAACTGCTGTACCGGGACAGGGAACCGGGGCTTGAACTGGTCTCTCCCGGGCAAACCTGGCAATTGAACGCGGACGGGGCCAGGTTCCGGCTGGCTTCCGAGGCCCACCGCATAAGACTGGCCCACCTTTTCGATTCCCTGCTGGCTATCCATACCTCCGAGGTGGAGCCGCTGCCGCACCAAATCACCGCTGTTTACGATACCATGTTATCCCGGCAGCCCCTGCGTTTTTTGCTGGCGGACGACCCCGGGGCGGGCAAAACCATCATGGCCGGCCTGTTAATCCGGGAACTGGTTATCCGGGGAGACTTGAAACGCTGCCTTATTTGCGCCCCCGGCGGGCTGGTGGAACAATGGCAGGATGAACTGGCCCGCCGGTTTCACCTGTCCTTTGCCATTATCTCCAGACAAACATTCCAGGAAAGCCCCGGCGGGAACCCCTTTCAAGAGAAAAACCTGGTTTTGTGCCGCCTGGATTACCTGAGCCGGAATGACGATGTGCAGGAAAAATTGCGACAAACCGGCTGGGACTTGATTATTGTGGACGAAGCGCATAAAATGAGCGCCTCCTTTTTCGGGGGCGAGGTTAAAGCCACCAAGCGCTACCGGTTGGGTAAGCTGCTGTCCACCTTGACCCGTCACTTTTTATTGCTGACGGCCACTCCCCACAACGGTAAAGAGGAAGATTTCCAGTTGTTTATGGCTCTTCTGGACGGGGACCGGTTTGAGGGCAAATTCCGCGACGGTGTCCATGTGGTGGATACATCCGATTTAATGACCCGCCCTATTACGACAACATCGGCTATGCCGACCTGGCGGATTTCTTTTATGTCTGGCTCAGGCCGGTATTAA
- a CDS encoding DUF1156 domain-containing protein, producing MLTPKYEELVATPYRFGGSRDKAREHFEQGLQKTFRQMREKANPAYPVTVYYAFKQAETERASTGGGGNQSVVSTGWETMLNGLVEAGFQITGTWPMRTELSNRPVASGTNALASSIVLVCRPRPAGAPVATRRELLSALQRQLPRALKSLQRSSIAPVDLAQAAIGPGMAIFSSYSKVLEADGSPMGVRTALALINQVLDEYLAEQEGEYDADTRWALAWFEQYGMREGSFGDAETLSKAKNTSVEGLVAAGILSARGGKVRLLDRREYPVDWDPARDNRLTVWEAVQHMIITLERSGEEAAARLLKELGVLAEPVRELAYRLFNICERNGWSGEALAYNALVVAWPGLLELAAQIPGAPRQGQLF from the coding sequence ATGCTGACCCCGAAATATGAAGAACTGGTGGCCACGCCTTATCGTTTCGGGGGCAGCAGGGATAAGGCCAGGGAACACTTTGAGCAGGGTTTGCAGAAAACATTCCGGCAAATGCGCGAAAAGGCCAACCCGGCGTACCCGGTGACGGTATATTATGCCTTCAAACAGGCCGAAACAGAACGTGCCTCGACCGGGGGTGGCGGCAACCAAAGCGTGGTATCCACGGGTTGGGAGACCATGCTCAACGGTTTGGTGGAGGCGGGTTTTCAAATTACCGGCACCTGGCCCATGCGCACCGAACTCTCCAATCGCCCGGTGGCTTCGGGTACCAACGCCCTGGCCTCGTCCATCGTGCTGGTCTGCCGCCCGCGCCCGGCCGGGGCCCCGGTGGCCACCCGGCGGGAATTGCTTTCGGCCCTGCAGAGGCAATTACCCAGGGCCTTAAAAAGCTTGCAAAGGAGCAGCATTGCCCCGGTGGATTTGGCCCAGGCCGCCATCGGGCCGGGTATGGCAATATTTTCCTCCTACAGTAAAGTGCTGGAGGCCGACGGCTCCCCCATGGGGGTGCGCACCGCCCTGGCCCTGATTAACCAGGTGCTGGATGAATACCTGGCCGAGCAGGAGGGGGAGTATGATGCCGACACCCGCTGGGCGCTGGCCTGGTTTGAACAATACGGCATGCGGGAAGGTTCCTTCGGGGACGCAGAAACCCTTTCCAAGGCCAAAAATACCAGCGTGGAAGGTTTGGTGGCGGCCGGTATATTAAGTGCCCGGGGCGGCAAGGTAAGGCTTTTGGACCGCCGGGAGTACCCCGTCGACTGGGACCCCGCCCGGGACAATCGCCTGACGGTTTGGGAAGCGGTGCAGCACATGATCATCACGCTGGAGCGTTCCGGTGAAGAGGCGGCGGCCCGTTTACTCAAAGAACTGGGTGTTTTGGCGGAACCGGTGCGGGAACTGGCCTACCGGCTCTTTAACATTTGCGAGCGCAACGGCTGGTCCGGGGAAGCTTTGGCCTATAACGCCCTGGTGGTGGCCTGGCCCGGTTTGTTGGAACTGGCCGCGCAAATACCCGGCGCTCCCCGGCAGGGGCAATTATTTTAG